The Ignisphaera sp. genome has a window encoding:
- a CDS encoding ASCH domain-containing protein, whose translation MKKLVFKLDYAGKILSGEKRTTIRLSTDLKENEIVEIYVGHVRIGKAIVKKVQKKKLSELSDAEIKADGFNTREELLKALAKIYGSKRVHSDPTVYIIEFQLMEL comes from the coding sequence ATGAAGAAACTTGTCTTTAAACTCGATTACGCTGGGAAAATACTTTCAGGAGAGAAGAGAACAACAATAAGATTATCAACCGATCTGAAAGAAAACGAAATTGTAGAAATTTATGTTGGTCATGTAAGAATAGGAAAAGCCATTGTTAAGAAGGTTCAGAAGAAAAAACTAAGTGAGCTCTCAGATGCTGAAATAAAAGCTGATGGCTTCAACACTAGGGAAGAACTACTAAAGGCCCTTGCAAAAATATATGGCAGCAAAAGAGTTCATTCGGACCCAACAGTCTATATCATAGAATTTCAACTAATGGAATTGTAA